GAGGACTCTGCCCGTGGCGCAGGCCTACCAGGACAACATGTACCGCCAGCTCTCGCGGGACTCCCGGACCCAAGGCCCCACCTCCCCCATCAAACCAAAGAGACCATTTGTGGAGTCGAATGTGTGATTGCCggtctgtgattggtctgctgGAGATGGATGTTGTTAcgagtggggaaaaaaaaggaaaaaaatatttagctCAACCGGTGTGAATGTGACGCGGACGAACTCATCGCAAAGAACTCACGAGAGACGGAtccagcgagagagagagagagagagagagagagagagagaaaccacaCAGCCGGCTCACACGCTTTAGGTGTTctatgaaaacataaataaagattatttcaTTATCATATTCTGCACACACGGCGGAGAACAGGAGGGTCCGAAGTTCTAAGAATCAAAGACCAGTGCACTTCCGAAAATGTTGCGAGGCACAACGTTCCCCCACACAGGTGGAGCGCGACGAGGTGAGACTGTGACAGTGAAAGTAGGAATCATCAGACTCTACTTGTGGACTCTGTATCCATCCTCTGTTCTTTCAAAGTGTGCTCTTAACCAAGGTTGCTTGTAGGCTCTATTCTATGTAATACAATACTATATGTTCAATACTGTACATGGCTCAGAAAATACAAACGGCTCAACAACTCAGTACTTAGAGAAAATGACAATATTTATAATTAAGTTATATATTGTACATAGAAATGAAACAAGACATAGTTTGCGTTTTGAATTGTATTCTGTTAACCCCGCCTTTGTGTCACGCGGACGTGGAGACGGGATCAGGGTGAGGAATGAGGGACATCGACCAACTTTGAATGATAGAATTACCTCTGTTATGTCAGAATAAATCCCGTTTTGTTCGtctttaatgcaaaaaaaaacaaaaaacctaaTGCTTTCAATGCTGCAATAGATCCTAAATGTTTTGGTTACACACTGCATtgagttttcattttatttcctgATTCATctcattttttgatttttgttgaaAGTCAAAGTACAGCAAATCACGACCGCTATCATTTCCCACACTACCACGGTGACGTCTTCAAATCTTCCGTTCTGTCCTCCAACGATTACTTTAAAAACTACAAGCATTCAGTCAGACAGTTGtttaaagaggaggagagcagctcATCCTCACACTGGAGAggtgaaaacaagataatctttgaatttaaagcctgaaaaatgacaaatataaTTTCCCATGATTCTTTGTCTCTTCATCAATCAATCCAAATTAAATAAGCACAGATAGAAAATGAACCTTTACCCAGGCGATCAAAATGTGACCTTCTGGGTATAATCTAGTTATGAGATGGTATTGAAATACTTGTGTAAGAGAAGAGAATCTATTGCACACAGTACCTGCATCTGTTTTTACATCGCATAGGTTTAAAAACCATTTTAAAAACGAGCCTCTTCATGAGGATTCGACGACATGTGTGCTTCTTTTTGTCCTAACTTTACTGTTTCACAGATCTCGTTCTGTTTAACCACGTTAAAAGCTGCTAACTCAAATCGTTTCAGGCGAATTAGAGACAAATAACCGTCTGTTATCGATCAACTGTCAGTACTTACTTATTCATCTGGTCATATGAGAAGTCAAAGTATCTGTGGCTTCCTACGAGGACCGAATGTCCTCATTATAATGATGTAATGAGTCCTCACGCTGGTCCAATGAGAACAAATCCTGTGGTAGGTGATTTGATCAGGTGTCATATGAGACTCAAAGTTCGCCTTTGTCCCTCCTCCgtcctcagagagagagagagagagagagagagagagagagagagtcgagCGATCAGAGACGGGTTAACATGGGTAATGCTCAGCGATGAAAAGCAAGCAAATGCATACACCACCACTGTTacacacatccccccccccccaccctcccctttttcctctcctgCATTATTTtgtgtcctttctttttttacccacaatgctttgttttctctccaccACTTCTGCACTAAAAATGCCTGTTAAGTTCTCAACTAAGGGTGCACTTTATGTAATTTTTGACTTACTTTTGTTGTGACGATTGTTGAAGTCGGTGGGTGTGTGATCAGTCGGACTATCATGAGACATTTCTTGTTGTATGATTTTACAAAGCAGTGATGAATGACGCTATGAAGAGCAACCGATACATTTTTAAACCGGTGAAGATGTATAGACTTTCTAGCACAAGTTGTACATACTGACTCAGACACTCCTCTCAGTCCAGCTCGGGTTCAATACGTCATATTTAAATATTCTgcatcgtaaaaaaaaaaaaaaaaagatatcccTATAGATGTACTTTAACTCTAAATGAACCGGTCTAAGTCACTGGTGTTGCGCACATGTTCAAATAAAGTCAAatctactgcaaaaaaaaaaagaaatggaaactGCGGTTTCAAACTCCATATTTGGAGTTTGGTGACAGAGAAAGTGGAATAATACGAATATTCAAGTTATTTGTATATGTGAGGAAAGTTATGGACCATTTGtctgtaacattttatttagatttctCTCTTCATGAATACCTAAAGAGGGTTTGTTCCTCCTGCTCCCAGAGAGATGCCCCGATATCTTTACAGAAATGAAGGTATAAAAGTGTATCATACTTAATTTAAACAAGAGGGTGTATGGttttaaagctgtgtgtgtatattagtTTGCTGTAAATAGTCTGATGCATGTTCTCTTCTTTCCATGGAGCTCCAGCAGAAACATGTATAGCAGTGTTCTGGCTCTGTGGTGTGTGAAGAAAAAGCGATCGGGACACTGCTGGCCCTGAACGATATCCCCCTCCTCatttcccccccacccccccccacccctctcaCAAAACCTCACCAGGCAAAAAAGCGAGcggtttttccttttttgatttgattttaaacgTGTTTGCTTGCTGAGCAGAGTTCTCTTGTCTGTAAATGTGAGCTTTGAGATCGCTGTGATAAaaagtttaattaaaaacaataaaaaagaatgtgtttttatctcaTGATAACTGATTGTAATCTGTACAGTCAAACATATGtattggaaaaaaagaacatatttaTAAATGGTTACAACTGAAACACGCCCCGCATGTCCGTCATTTATTTTCAAGATtatgttttttaacatttcatagATTTTAATccacaaaacatgaaacaccTTCAGCACAATATGATGCAATCCCAATACAGCTCAGaagaaaaaagcaacatttgtgaatttttaatgttttaattggaggttttgttcattgtttttttttttttttttaattgtgaagaGTTAAAGTCATTTCCATCAAAGTTCATCTGTTGGCCTTCTTAACCCGAGTCTTGACACCAGTCTGTCCACAAGGTGGGGCTGTTTTCTGGGTCAAGATTTGAAATTATACAGAACATAAATAGACGCTTATgttcaggttttgttttgtttttaaacataaaatcgACCAACGTTTCAAACGCCTCAAATCGTGTTTACAggggtgacaaaaaaaaaaagtaaaacaaagtcATGAAGTATGGATGCTGAAATTGTGGCCTCAAGTGACATCGCTTGAGTCAGGTTAGTTTTGAATGGTTGCTATTACTAACAGCTTCCCTTCTCTTTTTGAGGCTAGCAGCTCAGAGCTACATTCACCTCTACGAGCACATGAGGTCGTCAGACTGTGACCCTGTTCGCTAACACGTTTTAAGACTGTACAGATTGaaagtatcaaaaagtatttaaGCTGTCTGGAGaactggtggcctagtggtaagtgtgcatgccccatgtatggaggccatagtcctccaggcgggcggcccaggttcaaatccatgtcattccccactctctctctctatccaccAATaatgactctatccactgccctgtctctaaataaaggcataaaaagcttaataataaaaaaaatgtaagtagCTGAGCTTTCAAAAACATCAGATCTTAAATCATTTCTTAACCCAAAGCTGCCGCAAGCGAAAGAGGGCGAGcactgtctaaactgcacaaatacattttacagtACCCGAACGTATTTGCACCTTTAAACCAAAAGAACCTAATCCATATTTGGGGCTTAGGACTCTACTTAGACATCTACTAAACAAACAGTTGAGGTTTTATTGCGTCGTAGGAAATGTAGGCCCAAGATCTCGACGAACACATGAAGCAACACAATGATTCATTACGTTTGAAGCTGACGGTCACGAGTACGACAGCGTTACAGGAATGCAACGCTGAACGAGTCCACTTGACCTTCTTATGTCAagtagacaaaaacaaagacaggccCGTAAACATTTAactgtgaaagaaaaacaagttctGATCACTATTAACCTCTCTTACATCCTCACACAGTGACGtaggtcttttttttgtaatcactGAAAATTGTACAAATGATCCAAGACAAGGAAAAATATTTACTACACAATCTCGCTCAGGCAACATTTGAAAGCACATGTATCATAAAACTTTAAAACCTCCAGAAAACTCAACGTCATAAAGTCACAAAAATACTGCAGTGTTTAGAACGCCTTAACTTCTATAGTGTATATATTTACTGCACATATGCAGCAGTCAAACATCTGATACAGTCCGCACAGTGAAGGCTCATGAACTCttatagaaaaataaaacacaacatgaagacaCGCTCAGAACACTGTTGCTAAATGTGGAGTGTTAACACAGACGCTGAGGAATGGGCCGTTGTCCTTCTCGTCCTagtctttctttctgtgagtGAGAAGGTAAACGACGCCCGGCACGAGCACCATGACAACCTGAGGCACAATGACAAATTTGACAAAGAACAAGCCGTAGAAGAGGCCCTGCGGCTGGACGGGGAGCGGGAGGCGATGGACGTGGTACAGACCCATGGAAGAAACGGCAAGCGATAAAGCCCGCGGAGCCCAGGGCAGAGGAAACCCGCCGGGCCTCCAGTACTGAGCCATCCCCAAACCCAGAAGAGCCCCACAGTCTCGTGTCAGAGAGGAGAAGGGCGCTGTGTCCAGACGGATCCACTTGGCATGGCTGCACCATTTCTTCGCCAAAGCAATAGACCTGAGGAACGGACAGAGAacgcccccccaaaaaaaacatttaaaatagacTTTTCAGGCCTTCTTAAGCAGATATACATACTCATGTATAGAAATATTCTCTTACCAGGAGAGGTTGATCCCCAGGTGCTGCAGTCCAGCATGCAGCATCACAGTGCAGAGCAGCAGACCGGTGCTTAAGCTGAAGAAGAACAGCAGGGGGCGCCCTTCTGGGACTCTGCGGCCAAGAATGATTCCAAGAATGAaacctggggggggggagaaaaatcGGTTTCAATTTTCTTCTCAAAATATCCTGCAGGTTCCtgattaaccttaaaaaaagatgaacttcCCCATATGAGGCGTAATAAATGTTCATCTTTACctgctgaaggtttttttttacattctgtttattCTGTTTGCAACAAGCTAGACGGCTCTGTCATAATAAAGCTACATTTAAAGGTATTTGtagatattatttttaaaaagctgatactgtttatacatttttgatttcttttattttcaagcTATGTAGCCTACGTGTAAAGATAAAGTCCACTttgattgagtgtgtgtgtgaagatgtgttgCTGCACCTGCATTGTTTATCACTTTTCTTAActattacatatttattgttttagtaATTCACTTTCATGgaatttaatgattatttaagtGACATGTTTTACCGACGAATGAATgaattatgttatttttttgctactgcatcagagctctgtgaagtcccactgggacaataaagttcatcttAATCTTAATTAAATAACCAAAGGACACATAAAGCATCAAAAAAATGAACGCAGATTAATCACACTCTGAAGTCATACGTCGCTGATCACTCGACTTTCCGCAGCAGTTTTgtaaaaaatgataaaatcaCGCCACGTTTTTTTTGGATCCACCTGAAAAACATGACCACTGTGATCTATTTATATGTACATGTTCTGCCCATGTTCTTACCTGCCACATCAAAAACTTGATGTATACTGAGACAGGGTTTACACACAGTGACGATACTGAATGTTTCAGCTTGTGCTCGAAGCTGTTCTCAGACCTGTAATGGAGCCCGCGACGACCTGATGAGGGAAATGAGCGAGGATGAAGATCCTGGAGAGTCCAACTGCCACCAGCATCAGCACATAGAGCAGGTAAGGAACAGCTGAGACCACCACACTGTAggcacaaagacagagacagagagagagagattaggtATACTTGCTTTGGTCTTTTCTATTCTCTGTATCTCTACATTTCCAAATGCAAAAGcagcatttttttgtttatccaaacaaaaaaaccaaaagaataaaccaacaaaaaaaaaaccaaagacATCGTCCGCccccaaacaaaataaaaacactcatgACCACACAAAAACCTTACATGCTGTTTATTACTTTACATGACAGTACCTGTGAGTACGGGAATAAAGGAACGACCCCAGCGAGGACACCACGACCCACCAGACTGCTGCCGTCACCATGGCGTGACCCGACGGACTTCCTGAGACACAGGCGCCTTCTTTAGAGCTCTGACTCTGCAGTGAGTTAATGTGTTTCTGTCTATGAGTGATGcgtgttgtttttctgtgaagaaTTCTCACCTGGGCCGGTCTCACAGGTGGAGGAAAACTGCTGAACTTGAGGTGGCTTGTTGACATAAAGACCTGATTCGCCTATCCACCAGAACGGCCTTTCTCCAAACAGCATCCTGGGAAAATTTAGAGTCACAGCACATACGGTAAAATACAACAATGTTCATTTCTGTCACCTGCTGTACCAGAGCGTGTAACATCATTACTAAGGCTCTGTTTGTCACATCACTTGCATTTTATTCTCTACAACTATCCATCAAAAatcccaataaaaaaaatctcttactGCTATTGTTAGATATCTAAAATTCACAACCAATAATTCCAcacttttacattattttaccaAATGTAAtagtgcctctctctctctctctctctctctctctctctctctctctctctcctgttcaaCACATGTTGAGTTCTGCTCGAGGtgactttgctaaatgttgcagAGTGCTGTGCTTATGGTAGATTCATGAAGGGTCTGTAAATAATATCTAAGAGTACTCTGCttttaaagtgtcttgagatgacatATGTTATAGATGGCactataaaaagaaaacattttttattgattgattgaggaCATCATTTTCACTTTCCTAACTTCTTAGTTTTTGCTCATCAATCAGCGACCTTGTGTCCATTAAGTCCCAGTTTCTGAAGGTTTATAGGATTGGATATATCTCTCTATAGGCCTGTTATTAAAACTTCCAGCAGCTACTGATTGTTTTAAACACTGATACACATTTAAGGAACAGCTGTATTGTGATGTATGCACAGATAATTTGATGGATATTATctaataaacatgttaattcatTGGGGTTCCAGAAAGCATCTGTaccaatatatatatttgtgatATGATgatgtgataaataaatagttCATAATTTTCTTGAACACTATTTTGACTTTCATTTAAGGTTGcgttaaataaaaatgacaaaagccCCTCGTAAAAACGACTTTGTGCTGAAAGTACAAAGGTTCCGCTGTCGAATGTTTCCACACGGACATGACTTCTCGTGCTACCCGAAAGCTGCGACGTCaacagaatgaaataaaatgtaaacttcAAGGTTgagtttttcaaatgaaaaaaataactcGAGTCCTTGTATCACCCTGACGTTTATGTATTTAATAACAACAGCTAATGAGagataacagaaaaataaaatactttaaaaaaaataataatatattatttttttcttaccatTTAAACACCAAGTTGAGCCACTCTGTTATAGCTGCTACCCAGATCACTGACACTCCAGCTCGTCTGCTGATGAAATATGTGAAGGGAAAGAGGAGCAGAAACGCTGCTTTTGGGTCTCCTAGATGTGTCACAAGTAACCACAAATCTGTTTGACTTATCGTCCTTTGCTGGAGACTTTCAGCCATCCAGATGCCTTGAGCGTGAATAACCTCCATCGCTGCGTCCTCTCCTAACCACTcactgtaaaataataaaactccTAACCCATGTAAAATTAActggagaggggaaaaaaataattcaaaatgcaCTGCTGATTATTTTGTacttcaaacaggaagtgctgcATCTGAGTGAACAGTGACGTCACGCGTCCAGTAGGTGGGTGGAGAACGTTCGACTACAAGGTTGTTGGCATGGAGACAAAAAACTACAACGTTCTACTTCTTCTTCCGTTGATTAAATtactttaatattattattattattattattattttaatattataatataatatttttacattttacattaatattaacatttaacattaatattataatattatatatttaatattatttttacaATCATGATTATGAAATGTGAAGTGAGATTTAATAGCTGGCAAATAAAATTAATCGAATTAGAATTAGTGACCATAACTTGACGTGATTTCTTTTTATACAAACTTTATTAATTAACCAAAAAAATacttaactaaaaaaaaaaagaccttctTGTATGTTCAATTTAACCATCGTTATGGCAACTGAATGAAAATTATATTGTTATAATCCTTTACATTGCCTTCAAAACCTCAAACCCCATAAAAATGTCTACCTTTTGTCCTTTTAATCTTGTATAATGTTGAAATTCTACCTGAAATATTTTAGTGTACATACATTGCAAAAACAAGTGACACATGATTCTTCTTTAAATCCACAGAAGTCACAAAAATATTCCATATcaatttgaaatctttcatGGGGGTTTTCTGGGTAAATTTGAAGCAAAATTGGAAGGAAACCTCTTTAACTTCATAAACTTTACATCATTTATCACCAACCAACCAGACtataattttaaataatttcttcATAAAGATTAACTGGTAAGaattaattcattttgaacTGTCTCTTTATTGACATATTTAGgacatataacaaatatttataCAAAATCTTGTAGAGGATAATaatacaacagcaaaatacaaattacACAGGAACAAGCTAAGTcatgtatttgttattttttatttattagctatttgttatttgttatttatttatttattcgtCAAGCTAAGTCAGTTATTCTATACCTGTCACCTGCAAATTAATTGTATATTGTATACTATATCgtattatttaattgtatttcttatttgaatatttggctttagtatttgtttatttgtatattttatgatattaggcatctacaggcttgctccaacaatatttcattgtacttgtacagtgacaataaacatatcttatcttatcaaaGAATGTTAAGACTAAGGGGgattgtaaataaaatacataaaatatatgttttttttcccaagacAAAGACAATTACAACACAAGACTCACAAACTATAAATCTATGTAAAACTATATAAACAGGGGCAGGGTTGTACCAACCAACCAGACTGTAATGTTAAATAATTTCTTCATAAAGAGTAACTGGTaagaaataatatttttttactgtctcTTCTTTGACATATTTAGAACAACAAATATTTATACAAACTCTTGTAGAGGATAATaatacaacagcaaaatacaaattacACAGGAACAAGCTAAGTCAAACAAAGTTAAGACTCGGGGGGgattgtaaataaaatacattttaaaaaatgtagactCACAAACTATACATCTATGTACAACTATATACATAGtggcatcaaaaaaaaaaactaaaaaaaaaaaaaaaaaaaagcatttttgtaCCAACCAACCAGACTATAATGTTAAACaatttcttcataaaaattAACTGGTGAGAAATAATTAATTTTTAACTGTCTCTTTGTTGACATAGAACAAGCTAAGTCAAACAAAGTTAAGACGAGGGGGGATTgtacataaaatacataaaatatatttttacaatTACAACACAAGACTCACAAACTACACATCTATGTAAAACTATATACACAGggggcacaaaaaaaaaaagcattgttgTAGCCTGAATGACCACAACGCGCGACGTACATCGACACGCCCAAGGCTTCGTCTTCTCCACGTCATCGCGTCGTTTTACGTAAGGCAGGCGCTCCGGTTTCCTGGCGGAGAAGATGGCGGCTCCTGGACCGGGGGAGTATTTCAGCGTCGGGAGCCATGTCTCTTGCCTCACCTGCTTGGGCCAACGTCTACAAGGAGAAGTGGTCGCGTTTGACTACCAGTCCAAGATGTTAACCCTGAGtatcctttgtttttgtttcgaGCTGTGGGGGCCCTTTTTATTTGGCTGGCCTTGCCCCGGCTGCACGGGCCTGTAAGGGTAACCGAGAATATGTCAAATAGTGATCCGCGCAGGCGTAATTGGTGGGGGAGCTTTGCTTACACATCTTTGTccgtttttaaatgttttctcctgctcGATTGCCTCCCAGTCACCTCGTATCTGGTAAAAAACCG
The genomic region above belongs to Labrus bergylta chromosome 21, fLabBer1.1, whole genome shotgun sequence and contains:
- the g6pc3 gene encoding glucose-6-phosphatase 3; its protein translation is MEVIHAQGIWMAESLQQRTISQTDLWLLVTHLGDPKAAFLLLFPFTYFISRRAGVSVIWVAAITEWLNLVFKWMLFGERPFWWIGESGLYVNKPPQVQQFSSTCETGPGSPSGHAMVTAAVWWVVVSSLGSFLYSRTHSVVVSAVPYLLYVLMLVAVGLSRIFILAHFPHQVVAGSITGFILGIILGRRVPEGRPLLFFFSLSTGLLLCTVMLHAGLQHLGINLSWSIALAKKWCSHAKWIRLDTAPFSSLTRDCGALLGLGMAQYWRPGGFPLPWAPRALSLAVSSMGLYHVHRLPLPVQPQGLFYGLFFVKFVIVPQVVMVLVPGVVYLLTHRKKD